A single region of the Lacipirellulaceae bacterium genome encodes:
- a CDS encoding glucose-6-phosphate isomerase — protein sequence MPNNLISYDPSGVMIPEHGITPDDLAGIAQRLDDVRDEVLADSQLWADGVEPEEKKPLDAGFHELPGRLLSEFRTTGPESEVGRIQATAERLSDQVDRVVSLGIGGSYMGARALMEACCHPYHNELPRDRRGGHPRITFEGNNVDNDALRGLFDLLHPDEGGGVADQWGIVVISKSGGTLETAATFRILLEKLTESCDDDLAEVAQRVVPVTGKSGKLFDLAAAIGCPDVYEVPDGVGGRFSVLSAVGLLPAAIMGLDIVKLLEGAEAMNEHFRNNRVEDNLVLQYVGVCHLMETMRGCDIRLLSTWGKQLESLGLWYDQLLSESLGKQERGAMPLTVVNTRDLHSRGQQHQEGKRDKLVTNVIVDEFRREPVEIGDSKNNQDGLNELSEKSLIDVLDAATKGTNQAYREDGRPTANLHLPRIDEHTMGQVFQMLMLATVAEGRLIGINPYGQPGVEAYKKNMNAILRS from the coding sequence ATGCCCAACAACCTGATCTCCTACGACCCCTCAGGCGTGATGATCCCTGAGCACGGCATCACGCCCGACGACCTAGCCGGAATCGCTCAAAGACTTGATGACGTTCGCGACGAGGTGCTGGCTGATTCACAGCTCTGGGCCGACGGCGTCGAGCCCGAAGAGAAGAAACCGCTTGATGCAGGTTTTCACGAGCTTCCGGGGCGTCTTCTCTCGGAGTTTCGCACCACAGGCCCTGAGAGTGAGGTGGGAAGAATTCAGGCGACGGCCGAACGACTCTCCGACCAAGTTGATCGAGTCGTGTCGCTCGGGATCGGCGGCTCCTACATGGGTGCCCGTGCCCTCATGGAAGCCTGCTGTCACCCCTACCATAACGAACTCCCCCGAGACCGCCGCGGCGGCCATCCTCGGATCACCTTCGAGGGAAACAATGTCGACAATGATGCCTTACGCGGACTGTTCGACTTGCTGCATCCCGATGAAGGGGGCGGGGTGGCTGACCAGTGGGGCATTGTCGTTATCAGCAAGAGTGGCGGCACGCTGGAGACGGCAGCTACTTTTCGCATCCTGCTCGAAAAACTCACTGAATCATGTGATGACGATCTGGCGGAAGTCGCTCAACGCGTCGTCCCTGTCACCGGCAAAAGTGGCAAGCTGTTCGACTTGGCGGCAGCCATCGGCTGTCCCGATGTCTATGAAGTCCCCGACGGTGTCGGTGGTCGCTTCTCCGTCCTGTCAGCCGTTGGTCTCCTTCCCGCCGCGATCATGGGACTCGACATTGTGAAGCTTCTCGAAGGAGCCGAAGCAATGAACGAGCACTTCCGTAACAATCGGGTCGAGGACAACTTGGTCCTGCAGTATGTCGGTGTCTGTCACCTGATGGAAACGATGCGCGGCTGCGACATTCGCTTACTTTCCACGTGGGGCAAGCAGTTGGAGTCGCTTGGCCTATGGTACGACCAGCTCCTCTCCGAAAGCCTCGGCAAACAGGAACGAGGTGCCATGCCGTTGACCGTCGTCAACACACGCGACCTACACAGCCGCGGCCAACAGCATCAGGAAGGCAAACGTGACAAGCTGGTCACGAACGTGATCGTCGACGAGTTCCGCCGCGAACCGGTCGAAATCGGCGATAGCAAAAACAATCAGGACGGGCTCAATGAGCTATCAGAAAAGTCGCTGATCGATGTTCTCGATGCAGCCACGAAAGGCACCAATCAAGCCTATCGCGAAGACGGACGTCCCACCGCAAATCTCCACTTACCACGAATCGACGAGCACACCATGGGGCAGGTTTTCCAAATGCTCATGCTTGCGACGGTCGCTGAGGGTCGCCTAATTGGGATCAATCCATATGGGCAACCAGGGGTCGAGGCTTACAAAAAGAACATGAACGCGATCCTGCGCAGCTAA
- a CDS encoding metal-dependent hydrolase → MSLEITWLGHSTFKIVSGEYTLLVDPFLNDSPVAPIKADEAEADFVLLTHGHFDHVADAVSIAKRTEATVIANFEICEWLKGQGIAEENVVPLNTGGGCDQSFGRVTMTLAHHSSSLPDGSYGGIAGGFLLELDGKRIYFAGDTSLFLDMKLIGLGGIDLAVIPIGDQFTMGPNDSLEAVKFLGAKKVIPCHYNTWPPIEQDAQAWSETVREQTAAEPIVLEPGQSTSF, encoded by the coding sequence ATGTCCCTCGAAATCACTTGGCTCGGCCACTCCACGTTCAAGATCGTTTCCGGTGAGTACACTCTGCTCGTCGACCCTTTCCTTAACGACTCGCCAGTCGCACCTATCAAAGCCGACGAAGCCGAAGCGGACTTCGTTTTACTCACGCATGGCCACTTTGATCACGTCGCTGACGCCGTCTCGATTGCCAAGCGTACGGAGGCCACGGTCATCGCCAACTTTGAGATTTGCGAGTGGCTCAAAGGGCAGGGCATTGCGGAAGAAAACGTTGTGCCACTCAACACCGGCGGTGGCTGCGATCAATCCTTTGGTCGCGTGACGATGACACTCGCTCATCACAGTTCAAGCCTCCCAGACGGATCGTATGGCGGAATCGCTGGAGGCTTTCTCCTCGAACTCGATGGCAAACGGATCTACTTTGCAGGCGACACAAGCCTGTTTCTTGACATGAAGTTGATCGGCCTGGGCGGCATCGACTTAGCAGTCATACCAATCGGCGATCAGTTCACGATGGGGCCGAACGATTCGCTCGAAGCGGTCAAGTTCCTCGGCGCGAAGAAAGTCATTCCTTGTCACTACAATACATGGCCTCCCATCGAGCAAGATGCACAGGCTTGGTCAGAAACAGTCCGCGAACAGACCGCCGCTGAGCCAATCGTGCTCGAGCCAGGGCAATCAACCAGTTTCTAG
- a CDS encoding DUF6263 family protein, producing the protein MLRLSPLRTILSLALVACVNSPSFVRAQATATAAAPLAWKFEAGDQHHYEMTQKMNMSMNMGQAGKMDTSISTFIDTTWDVEGMNDEGNAVVKQNINRMKMDIQGPGGQNISVDTAAKEKPEGFGAQLAPLVEALTSQPFTVTMTPQGKILTVDVPDELLKKMQAAPGAAMMGELASKKGFEQLIRQGSLYFPEGEIKEGQNWSNKVETKNPMFGKQTIETTYTYAGSKELEGKEYEVFKPNLKLDFGDGEGARGTQVVIDKQGSSGEILFDREAGHLAQSMIKQNMELTITAGGQNINQVIKQTIDLKRVEKKEK; encoded by the coding sequence ATGCTTCGTCTCTCTCCCCTGAGAACTATTCTCTCACTTGCCCTCGTCGCCTGCGTCAACTCACCATCATTCGTTCGCGCACAAGCCACTGCGACTGCTGCAGCTCCGCTTGCGTGGAAATTCGAAGCTGGCGACCAGCATCATTACGAGATGACTCAGAAGATGAATATGTCCATGAACATGGGCCAGGCCGGCAAGATGGACACGAGCATCAGCACGTTCATCGATACCACCTGGGACGTGGAAGGAATGAACGATGAGGGCAATGCGGTCGTCAAACAAAACATCAACCGCATGAAGATGGACATCCAAGGCCCCGGCGGTCAGAACATCTCCGTCGACACGGCAGCCAAGGAAAAGCCCGAAGGCTTTGGGGCTCAGTTAGCACCTCTGGTCGAAGCGTTAACCTCGCAACCCTTCACGGTCACGATGACACCTCAGGGTAAAATCTTGACCGTGGACGTTCCTGACGAATTACTCAAGAAGATGCAAGCCGCCCCAGGCGCAGCCATGATGGGCGAGTTGGCCTCGAAGAAAGGTTTTGAGCAACTCATTCGTCAAGGCTCTCTCTACTTCCCCGAAGGGGAAATCAAAGAAGGCCAAAATTGGAGTAACAAGGTCGAAACCAAGAACCCCATGTTTGGTAAACAAACCATCGAAACCACCTACACTTATGCAGGCTCGAAGGAACTGGAAGGCAAAGAGTACGAAGTCTTCAAGCCGAACTTGAAGCTCGACTTCGGCGACGGCGAAGGTGCCCGCGGCACGCAAGTCGTCATCGACAAGCAAGGCTCTTCAGGTGAAATCCTCTTTGATCGCGAAGCCGGGCATCTTGCTCAGTCCATGATCAAGCAAAACATGGAGCTGACGATCACCGCCGGTGGACAAAATATCAATCAAGTCATCAAGCAGACGATCGACTTGAAGCGTGTTGAGAAGAAAGAAAAGTAG
- a CDS encoding Rieske (2Fe-2S) protein: MSEEFVTVTTTDALPVGQGGTFHVGERLIAVFNHQGEYFAIDDLCPHMGASLGAGQLDENGCVMCPWHAWSFNVTDGRWMDNPRLKIDRFEVRVQGDDVQVRPVKILEETSEENSPGEQNH, translated from the coding sequence ATGAGCGAAGAATTTGTGACCGTGACGACGACCGATGCCTTGCCCGTTGGGCAGGGGGGAACTTTTCATGTGGGAGAGCGGCTGATCGCTGTGTTCAATCATCAGGGTGAATACTTTGCGATCGACGACCTCTGCCCCCACATGGGAGCGTCACTCGGGGCGGGTCAGCTCGACGAAAACGGTTGCGTCATGTGCCCCTGGCACGCTTGGTCTTTCAACGTGACGGATGGACGTTGGATGGACAATCCGCGGTTGAAGATCGACCGGTTTGAAGTGCGCGTTCAAGGCGATGACGTGCAAGTGCGACCTGTCAAAATCTTAGAGGAAACTAGCGAAGAAAACTCACCGGGCGAGCAAAACCACTAA
- a CDS encoding MazG nucleotide pyrophosphohydrolase domain-containing protein, which produces MPNPKTEISLRDFQQLIRNMYHDKDVARGVDGTFMWLMEEVGELASALREGTPEELAAEFADVFAWLTTIANVAGVDLTAAIAEKYGSGCPGCGLLACTCDDSEKP; this is translated from the coding sequence ATGCCCAACCCTAAAACTGAAATCTCATTGCGCGATTTCCAGCAACTCATTCGCAACATGTACCACGACAAGGACGTGGCGCGGGGAGTTGATGGGACGTTCATGTGGCTGATGGAGGAAGTTGGCGAACTGGCTTCAGCACTGCGAGAAGGGACACCTGAAGAGCTAGCTGCCGAGTTTGCCGATGTCTTTGCCTGGCTGACAACAATCGCCAACGTCGCCGGCGTAGACCTTACCGCAGCCATCGCTGAGAAGTACGGCAGCGGCTGCCCCGGCTGCGGACTCCTCGCCTGCACCTGCGACGACTCGGAGAAGCCGTGA
- a CDS encoding ABC transporter ATP-binding protein — protein sequence MIEVRDLTKKYGDLFAIHKIDLKLEAGDVFGFIGPNGAGKTTTMRILATLLNPTWGEAYVGGYSIYTKPKEIRRIIGYMPDFFGVYDNMKVIEYLEFFAAAYRIKGPARRKICDEVLELVDLGYKREALVTSLSRGMTQRLGLARVLLHDPQVLLLDEPASGLDPRARIEIRGLLKELRNMGKTIMVSSHILPELADICNKIGIIEKGELQVNDSVADVMKKVRQQTVLRINVVDGANSDQREAAASQLQEHEIVEQVEVLPDDLRVTLIPGEHDVSVLAKLLLDKGHGLTRLTEESIDLETAFMTLTKGITS from the coding sequence ATGATCGAAGTCCGCGACCTCACGAAAAAATACGGCGATCTGTTCGCTATTCATAAAATCGACTTGAAGCTCGAAGCCGGCGATGTGTTCGGCTTTATTGGGCCTAATGGCGCAGGGAAGACCACAACCATGCGCATCCTGGCCACATTGCTCAATCCTACTTGGGGCGAAGCGTACGTCGGTGGCTACTCAATCTACACCAAGCCAAAAGAAATCCGTCGCATCATTGGCTACATGCCGGACTTCTTTGGCGTGTACGACAACATGAAGGTGATTGAGTACCTCGAGTTCTTCGCCGCCGCCTATCGCATCAAAGGACCGGCACGCCGTAAGATTTGCGATGAAGTTCTCGAACTGGTCGACCTCGGCTACAAGCGTGAAGCGCTCGTCACCAGCCTTTCGCGCGGCATGACCCAACGCCTGGGACTTGCACGCGTCTTGTTGCACGACCCGCAAGTCTTGCTGCTCGACGAGCCTGCTTCTGGACTCGACCCGCGTGCCCGTATCGAGATCCGCGGATTGCTCAAAGAACTTCGCAACATGGGCAAAACAATCATGGTCAGCAGTCACATTCTGCCAGAACTCGCCGACATCTGTAATAAGATCGGCATCATCGAAAAGGGCGAGTTGCAAGTCAACGATTCGGTAGCCGACGTCATGAAGAAAGTCCGCCAACAGACGGTTCTTCGCATCAACGTCGTTGATGGTGCCAACTCCGACCAACGCGAGGCTGCCGCTAGTCAACTTCAGGAGCATGAGATCGTCGAACAGGTCGAAGTTCTCCCCGACGATCTCCGTGTCACGCTCATCCCCGGCGAGCATGACGTAAGCGTCCTTGCCAAACTTCTTCTCGACAAAGGCCACGGACTTACACGGCTCACCGAAGAATCGATCGACCTCGAAACCGCGTTCATGACGCTGACGAAGGGCATCACGAGTTAA
- a CDS encoding Gfo/Idh/MocA family oxidoreductase, with protein sequence MSNFSKSSDVSISRRRFVTQAALASGGTSVATQLLYAQAGPTPAPSERIQLGFIGVGGMGQFHLQWFAKQPDVQIVSVCDVDRNRFAAVENILQSKDYETYHDYRELLTNESLDAVVVATPDHWHGLVAIAAARAGKGIYCEKPLTNSVGEGRALCDAVQENKVILQTGSHERSNPGAAIAKKLIAEGRFGEIETVRIQLPTDEQHLQTVKNFKGVPPASDPPEGFDYNFWLGHTPEVPYTEKRCHFWWRFISSYGGGEMTDRGCHVIDLAQMILGLDDTGPTRIEATGETPAPGLYDAFLDFEFENRFASGLRMIGSNEGPRGVWFEGTEGKLFVSVHGAELTAEPAALLEDIRVPKKPHYVKHRREFLEAVKTGSPVIAPVEAGHRTATICHLNNLALRLGRSFNWDPTTEQSDDQEVNALLTPSMREPWSLES encoded by the coding sequence ATGTCGAATTTCTCAAAGTCATCGGACGTTTCCATTTCGCGGCGTCGGTTTGTCACACAGGCTGCCCTTGCGTCCGGGGGTACTTCAGTTGCTACGCAACTGTTGTACGCACAAGCCGGACCGACTCCTGCACCCAGCGAACGCATTCAGTTGGGCTTCATCGGTGTAGGAGGCATGGGGCAGTTTCATTTGCAGTGGTTTGCCAAACAGCCGGACGTGCAAATCGTTTCCGTTTGCGATGTCGATCGCAATCGGTTTGCCGCGGTTGAAAATATTCTCCAGTCCAAAGACTATGAAACTTATCACGACTACCGCGAACTCCTCACAAACGAATCGCTCGACGCAGTGGTGGTCGCTACGCCAGATCATTGGCACGGTTTGGTTGCCATTGCTGCGGCACGTGCAGGCAAAGGGATTTACTGCGAGAAACCACTGACCAACTCCGTGGGAGAAGGCCGCGCGCTTTGCGATGCGGTGCAAGAAAACAAGGTCATCCTACAAACAGGCTCTCACGAGCGTTCGAACCCTGGCGCGGCGATTGCCAAAAAACTAATCGCTGAAGGACGTTTCGGAGAAATCGAAACCGTACGGATTCAGCTACCGACCGATGAGCAGCATTTGCAAACGGTCAAGAATTTCAAAGGAGTACCACCGGCTTCAGATCCACCGGAGGGCTTCGATTACAACTTCTGGCTAGGGCACACCCCAGAGGTTCCTTACACAGAAAAACGATGCCATTTCTGGTGGCGTTTTATTAGCTCCTACGGCGGGGGCGAGATGACTGACCGCGGTTGCCACGTCATCGACCTGGCTCAAATGATTCTTGGCCTTGATGACACCGGACCAACCCGAATTGAAGCGACTGGCGAAACGCCCGCGCCGGGGCTCTACGACGCGTTTCTCGACTTTGAATTCGAGAACCGTTTCGCCAGCGGGTTGCGTATGATCGGAAGCAATGAAGGCCCCCGAGGAGTTTGGTTTGAAGGCACTGAGGGAAAACTGTTTGTCAGTGTTCACGGGGCCGAACTCACCGCCGAACCGGCTGCTTTGCTTGAGGACATAAGAGTCCCCAAAAAACCTCACTACGTAAAACATCGTCGCGAGTTTCTGGAGGCCGTTAAAACCGGCAGCCCCGTAATCGCCCCCGTGGAAGCCGGCCACCGTACCGCCACGATTTGCCATCTCAACAACCTGGCCCTCCGGCTTGGTCGCTCGTTCAACTGGGACCCAACAACTGAGCAATCCGACGACCAGGAAGTCAACGCTTTGTTAACGCCATCTATGCGTGAGCCCTGGTCTCTGGAAAGTTAA
- a CDS encoding DUF1501 domain-containing protein, which translates to MNFHQQYLEAVTRRHFLRNCQVGLGGLALGSLLANDRADATASPQPKLAIDDSPRTHLAPKAKRVIYIHLAGSPSQLDMFDYKPKLVEMSGQDCPSSLTEGQRFAFIKGTPKLLGTMHNFKQHGEAGGWYSNLVPHLASIADDLTVVRSMHTEQFNHAPAQLALLTGNARFGYPSFGAWATYGLGTENQNLPGFVVLLSGGKAPSSGKNAWGSGFLPSVYQGVQCRSVGDPILFVSNPKGMSRQVRRQSLDALADLNQMQQEQFGDPETLTRIEQYELAYRMQVTVPEVMDLSKESDHTLKAYGAKPGVASIANNCLLARRLVEQGVRFVQLFDYGWDMHGTGAGNSIDQGLPRKCGEMDRPVAALINDLKQRGLLDDTLVIWGGEFGRTSMNEARNGSKFLGRDHHPHAFTMLFAGGGMKPGTVHGTTDDFGYFVQDGKVPVHDLQATLLHLLGFDPHCLSYPFQGLNARLIGPANDPKVRHEILL; encoded by the coding sequence ATGAACTTCCACCAACAATATCTTGAAGCGGTTACACGCCGGCACTTCCTTCGCAATTGCCAAGTAGGCTTGGGGGGGCTTGCCTTGGGGAGCCTGCTCGCGAACGACCGGGCCGACGCAACGGCGTCGCCTCAGCCAAAGCTGGCAATCGACGATTCGCCCCGAACGCACCTTGCTCCGAAGGCAAAGCGAGTCATCTACATCCATCTGGCCGGCTCGCCCTCGCAACTGGACATGTTCGACTACAAGCCCAAGCTTGTTGAGATGAGTGGCCAAGATTGCCCGAGCAGTTTGACGGAAGGGCAACGTTTTGCCTTCATCAAGGGGACGCCGAAGTTGCTGGGCACGATGCACAACTTTAAGCAGCATGGTGAGGCGGGCGGCTGGTACTCGAATCTGGTTCCCCATCTTGCTTCCATTGCTGACGATCTTACCGTTGTCCGCTCGATGCACACGGAGCAGTTTAACCACGCCCCTGCACAACTGGCGTTGCTCACAGGCAACGCCCGGTTTGGCTATCCGTCTTTCGGCGCCTGGGCCACGTATGGTCTAGGGACCGAGAATCAGAACCTTCCGGGCTTCGTCGTATTGCTCTCAGGGGGCAAGGCACCCAGTTCGGGTAAGAATGCTTGGGGCAGCGGCTTCCTGCCGAGTGTTTATCAAGGCGTTCAGTGCCGAAGTGTGGGCGATCCGATTCTGTTTGTTTCCAACCCCAAGGGAATGTCGCGTCAGGTCCGCCGACAGAGTCTCGATGCATTGGCAGACTTGAATCAAATGCAACAGGAGCAATTCGGCGACCCGGAGACGCTCACGCGCATTGAGCAGTACGAGCTTGCTTATCGGATGCAAGTGACGGTCCCCGAAGTGATGGATCTCTCCAAGGAATCGGATCACACCCTTAAGGCTTACGGCGCGAAACCGGGGGTCGCCTCGATCGCCAACAATTGTTTGCTGGCTCGCCGCCTTGTCGAACAGGGCGTTCGCTTCGTCCAACTGTTTGACTACGGCTGGGACATGCACGGCACCGGCGCTGGCAACAGCATCGATCAAGGACTCCCGCGGAAGTGCGGCGAGATGGATCGCCCCGTTGCCGCGTTAATCAACGACCTCAAGCAACGGGGCCTGCTGGACGATACCCTCGTGATCTGGGGCGGCGAGTTCGGCCGTACCTCGATGAATGAGGCTCGCAACGGATCGAAATTCCTGGGGCGTGATCATCACCCCCATGCGTTTACCATGCTCTTCGCCGGCGGTGGAATGAAGCCAGGGACGGTCCACGGAACAACCGATGATTTCGGCTACTTTGTTCAGGACGGTAAGGTGCCGGTCCATGATCTGCAGGCAACGCTATTGCACCTGCTTGGGTTCGATCCGCACTGTCTAAGTTATCCGTTCCAAGGTTTGAACGCCCGACTGATCGGCCCTGCAAACGATCCCAAAGTGCGGCACGAAATCCTGCTCTGA
- a CDS encoding PSD1 and planctomycete cytochrome C domain-containing protein, producing MDVSAEEEVNFNMEIRPILSKCIACHGPDEEHRESGLSFATREDVIRELDSGVRAIVPGKPDESEALIRVLEADDDYRMPPADVSERLREDEVELLRRWIESGANYEKHWSLVPPSAPKIPKVENPGWVRNEIDAFVLARLEKEGLEPEPEADRYRLIRRVSLDLTGLPPTVEETDVFINDKEPGAYERLVDRLLESPRYGEKWARMWLDLARYADSQGYANDNLRTIWPYRDWVIQAFNRDLPYDQFTIEQLAGDMLPEPTREQLTATAFHRNTMTNDEGGTDDEEFRHAAVVDRTNTTMQVWMAMTLGCAQCHTHKYDPLTHEEYYQFFAFFNQTADSDKSDNRPFITFPTEEQTARLKEIEKLRREEKNGGVQNRLKEEQTLLKEQVSTTPVMKELPAGNRRKTQIAIRGSFLDKGDEVTAGVPAAFHDWDEQQPKNRLGLAHWLVSPENPLTARVAVNRHWEKLFGIGIVETSEDFGMQGEMPSHPELLDWLALEFIERGWSMKELCRLVVTSATYRQSSRIAPEKLELDPRNRLLARGPRHRLSAEQIRDYTLAATGLLSDKMFGPPVRPPQPKIGLAAAFGTSFDWEASEGENRHRRGLYTRWRRLAPYPSMIALDAPDRTVCTVRRISTNTPVGAFVTLNDPAFVEAAQAIAAEAAQWSHLESAQRLERVFRQILVRPPTAEEAERLAELYQTQLSHFQADQENAKRLATSESLETTFPEDRVAEVAAWTVVANVLLNLDEVLTQN from the coding sequence ATGGATGTTTCGGCTGAGGAAGAGGTCAACTTCAATATGGAGATTCGGCCCATTCTCAGTAAGTGCATTGCTTGCCACGGGCCTGACGAGGAGCATCGCGAATCGGGGCTTTCATTTGCCACCCGTGAGGATGTGATTCGGGAACTCGACAGCGGTGTCCGAGCGATCGTCCCAGGAAAGCCAGATGAAAGTGAGGCACTAATCCGCGTCCTTGAAGCCGATGACGACTATCGCATGCCCCCAGCGGATGTTAGCGAGCGGCTTAGGGAGGACGAGGTTGAATTGCTTCGACGGTGGATTGAGTCGGGTGCGAATTACGAGAAGCACTGGTCGCTGGTCCCACCCTCCGCTCCGAAGATTCCCAAGGTGGAGAATCCTGGTTGGGTCCGTAATGAAATCGATGCCTTTGTGCTCGCCCGACTTGAGAAGGAAGGCCTTGAGCCAGAGCCTGAAGCCGATCGCTATCGACTGATTCGCCGCGTTTCGTTGGACCTCACCGGATTGCCGCCAACCGTTGAAGAAACAGATGTTTTTATCAATGACAAGGAGCCGGGGGCTTACGAGCGTTTGGTCGATCGGCTACTGGAATCGCCTCGCTACGGGGAGAAGTGGGCCCGCATGTGGCTCGACTTAGCTCGCTACGCCGATTCACAAGGTTACGCCAACGATAATTTGCGGACCATCTGGCCGTACCGTGACTGGGTGATCCAAGCTTTCAATCGCGACCTGCCCTATGATCAGTTCACGATTGAACAGCTAGCCGGGGATATGCTTCCGGAACCGACAAGAGAGCAGCTCACGGCGACGGCCTTCCATCGTAACACGATGACCAACGACGAAGGCGGGACCGACGACGAGGAGTTCCGCCACGCGGCCGTTGTTGATCGCACGAATACGACAATGCAAGTTTGGATGGCGATGACCCTGGGCTGTGCCCAATGCCACACTCACAAATACGATCCGCTGACCCACGAAGAATACTACCAGTTCTTCGCATTCTTCAATCAGACAGCGGATTCTGACAAGTCCGACAATCGGCCCTTCATTACGTTTCCCACCGAAGAGCAGACCGCTCGCCTGAAGGAAATCGAGAAGCTGAGACGTGAAGAGAAAAACGGGGGCGTACAGAATAGGCTCAAAGAGGAACAAACACTTCTGAAGGAACAGGTCAGTACGACGCCGGTCATGAAGGAATTGCCAGCAGGCAACAGGCGGAAGACGCAGATCGCGATTCGTGGCAGTTTTCTTGACAAGGGAGACGAGGTCACGGCAGGGGTTCCGGCGGCGTTTCACGATTGGGATGAGCAACAACCGAAGAACCGACTAGGGTTGGCACATTGGCTGGTATCTCCTGAGAACCCTCTCACAGCTCGGGTTGCCGTGAACCGTCACTGGGAAAAGCTTTTCGGCATCGGCATCGTCGAAACGAGCGAAGACTTTGGCATGCAGGGAGAAATGCCTTCGCATCCCGAACTGTTGGACTGGCTAGCGCTAGAGTTCATCGAGCGCGGTTGGTCCATGAAAGAGTTGTGCCGCTTGGTCGTGACCTCCGCAACCTATCGTCAGTCCTCGCGGATAGCTCCAGAAAAACTAGAACTGGATCCACGTAATCGACTTCTGGCTCGAGGACCGCGACATCGGCTCTCCGCCGAACAGATTCGCGATTACACGCTCGCCGCCACGGGCTTGTTGAGCGACAAGATGTTCGGCCCCCCGGTTCGGCCCCCGCAACCGAAGATTGGTTTAGCCGCTGCTTTCGGGACGAGCTTCGACTGGGAGGCGAGCGAGGGAGAAAACCGTCACCGTCGTGGGCTCTACACGCGGTGGCGCCGGCTAGCCCCTTACCCTTCGATGATCGCGCTGGATGCGCCAGATCGAACTGTCTGCACGGTACGCCGGATTTCCACCAATACTCCGGTTGGAGCTTTCGTCACTTTGAACGATCCGGCATTCGTGGAGGCGGCACAAGCGATCGCTGCCGAGGCTGCCCAATGGAGTCATCTAGAATCCGCCCAGCGACTGGAGCGCGTGTTCCGCCAGATCCTTGTTCGACCACCGACTGCAGAAGAGGCAGAGCGATTAGCCGAGCTCTATCAGACACAACTTTCGCACTTCCAGGCCGATCAAGAAAACGCAAAGCGGCTGGCGACTTCGGAAAGCCTAGAAACAACCTTCCCCGAGGACCGAGTCGCCGAAGTTGCAGCTTGGACGGTTGTCGCCAACGTCTTGCTTAACCTGGATGAAGTGCTTACTCAGAATTGA
- a CDS encoding sigma-70 family RNA polymerase sigma factor — translation MSRSEEQDGSESTDDSRRRLDQSPEELFEDLLSAHQHRVYGYIFAMLRDTADSQDVLQQTAVILWQKFEQFDPDTDFFRWAVTVARYEVLNFTKYRRRSRMYFNQDLMEQLADDLSGQDNDFVETRRAALKQCLQKLPEADRKLIESRYSHGLGSRQMSEILGRSPSSICNSLRRVREALHGCIEHTLLREDSKA, via the coding sequence ATGTCCAGAAGCGAAGAACAGGATGGCAGCGAGAGTACCGACGATAGTCGTCGTCGCTTGGACCAATCTCCCGAAGAGCTTTTTGAGGATTTGCTCAGTGCGCATCAGCACCGGGTCTACGGTTACATTTTCGCAATGCTGCGTGACACGGCCGACTCACAAGATGTGTTGCAGCAGACGGCAGTCATCCTTTGGCAGAAGTTCGAGCAGTTTGATCCCGACACCGACTTTTTCCGGTGGGCGGTGACAGTTGCGCGATACGAAGTATTGAACTTTACAAAATACCGGCGGCGTAGCCGGATGTATTTTAATCAAGACTTGATGGAGCAACTGGCAGACGACCTCTCAGGGCAGGACAATGATTTCGTCGAGACTCGACGAGCCGCTCTGAAGCAGTGTTTGCAGAAGCTCCCCGAGGCTGATCGAAAACTGATAGAAAGTCGTTATTCTCACGGCCTTGGTTCAAGGCAGATGTCGGAAATCCTGGGCAGATCTCCAAGCAGTATCTGTAACTCATTAAGACGCGTTCGTGAGGCACTTCATGGATGCATCGAGCACACACTGCTAAGAGAGGATTCAAAAGCATGA